From Vitis vinifera cultivar Pinot Noir 40024 chromosome 5, ASM3070453v1, the proteins below share one genomic window:
- the LOC100244140 gene encoding early nodulin-75 isoform X2, whose amino-acid sequence MSSTSLLVLLLGLVVLTTSSIADYPKHPPLQKPPTQHQPPTKPPHGEKPLPEHKPPSPFGKPPPGEKPPPQHKPSDKTRKLLQVEKPLPEHKPPVKEPPTEHQPPNEPPKGEKPVPEHKPPSPFGKPPQGEKPPPEQKPSDKTRNLLQGEKPLPEHKPPSPFGKPPQGEKPPPEHKPSDKTRNLLEGEKQLPEHKPPSPLGKPPKGQKPPAPTQKPPHKPPSPTHPN is encoded by the exons ATGTCTTCAACATCCTTGCTAGTGTTGCTGTTGGGACTGGTGGTTCTCACTACCTCGTCTATTGCTGACTACCCCAAGCATCCCCCACTTCAGAAACCACCTACGCAACACCAACCACCAACTAAACCTCCCCATGGAGAGAAGCCACTCCCCGAACACAAGCCACCAAGTCCATTTGGCAAACCACCCCCGGGAGAGAAGCCACCACCACAACACAAGCCATCTGACAAAACTCGTAAGCTTCTCCAGGTAGAGAAGCCGCTTCCGGAGCACAAGCCGCCGGTGAAGGAACCACCTACGGAACACCAGCCACCAAATGAACCTCCCAAGGGAGAGAAGCCAGTTCCCGAACACAAGCCACCAAGCCCATTTGGCAAACCACCCCAGGGAGAGAAGCCGCCACCAGAACAAAAGCCATCTGACAAAACTCGTAACCTTCTCCAGGGAGAGAAGCCACTCCCCGAACACAAGCCACCAAGCCCATTCGGCAAACCACCCCAGGGAGAGAAGCCACCACCAGAACACAAGCCATCTGACAAAACTCGAAACCTACTCGAGGGAGAGAAACAACTCCCGGAGCACAAGCCACCAAGCCCATTAGGCAAACCACCAAAGGGACAGAAGCCAC CAGCTCCTACCCAGAAGCCACCCCACAAACCACCATCTCCTACCCATCCCAACTGA
- the LOC100244140 gene encoding early nodulin-75 isoform X1 has product MSSTSLLVLLLGLVVLTTSSIADYPKHPPLQKPPTQHQPPTKPPHGEKPLPEHKPPSPFGKPPPGEKPPPQHKPSDKTRKLLQVEKPLPEHKPPVKEPPTEHQPPNEPPKGEKPVPEHKPPSPFGKPPQGEKPPPEQKPSDKTRNLLQGEKPLPEHKPPSPFGKPPQGEKPPPEHKPSDKTRNLLEGEKQLPEHKPPSPLGKPPKGQKPPPSGHNPGHPPAESAEESYKPPQKNMPPSTPTKKPPAPTQKPPHKPPSPTHPN; this is encoded by the coding sequence ATGTCTTCAACATCCTTGCTAGTGTTGCTGTTGGGACTGGTGGTTCTCACTACCTCGTCTATTGCTGACTACCCCAAGCATCCCCCACTTCAGAAACCACCTACGCAACACCAACCACCAACTAAACCTCCCCATGGAGAGAAGCCACTCCCCGAACACAAGCCACCAAGTCCATTTGGCAAACCACCCCCGGGAGAGAAGCCACCACCACAACACAAGCCATCTGACAAAACTCGTAAGCTTCTCCAGGTAGAGAAGCCGCTTCCGGAGCACAAGCCGCCGGTGAAGGAACCACCTACGGAACACCAGCCACCAAATGAACCTCCCAAGGGAGAGAAGCCAGTTCCCGAACACAAGCCACCAAGCCCATTTGGCAAACCACCCCAGGGAGAGAAGCCGCCACCAGAACAAAAGCCATCTGACAAAACTCGTAACCTTCTCCAGGGAGAGAAGCCACTCCCCGAACACAAGCCACCAAGCCCATTCGGCAAACCACCCCAGGGAGAGAAGCCACCACCAGAACACAAGCCATCTGACAAAACTCGAAACCTACTCGAGGGAGAGAAACAACTCCCGGAGCACAAGCCACCAAGCCCATTAGGCAAACCACCAAAGGGACAGAAGCCACCTCCTTCTGGTCACAACCCTGGGCACCCTCCTGCAGAGAGTGCCGAAGAGTCATACAAGCCACCTCAGAAGAATATGCCTCCTTCAACTCCAACAAAGAAGCCACCAGCTCCTACCCAGAAGCCACCCCACAAACCACCATCTCCTACCCATCCCAACTGA